From the Calonectris borealis chromosome 4, bCalBor7.hap1.2, whole genome shotgun sequence genome, one window contains:
- the TIFA gene encoding TRAF-interacting protein with FHA domain-containing protein A has translation MTSFEEAGTEETVTCLHLTFYHPCQQDKMMFRCFNFRKREQVRADEMAKFGRDSNVCRYNLMDTRVSRIQFSLQFYRKLNSSDFCFEIKNMSKKTKLIVDQTELGYLNKIDLPWKCIICFGDYQILAEIQEGESMDYFETHLHLAEVPILQERCLPSLQPIPENGISSSWFPCQGKSPIEIDENESC, from the coding sequence ATGACCTCTTTTGAAGAAGCTGGAACGGAAGAAACAGTCACGTGCCTCCACCTGACCTTTTACCATCCTTGCCAACAAGACAAGATGATGTTTCGTTGCTTCAATTTCCGTAAGCGAGAACAGGTCAGGGCAGATGAAATGGCCAAGTTTGGCCGCGATTCTAATGTCTGCCGTTATAACTTAATGGATACTCGTGTTTCTCGGATTCAGTTTTCATTGCAGTTTTACAGAAAACTTAACAGCtcagatttttgttttgagaTAAAGAACatgagcaagaaaaccaaactGATCGTGGACCAAACAGAACTGGGTTACTTAAACAAAATCGACTTGCCATGGAAGTGCATCATTTGTTTTGGGGACTACCAGATTTTAGCAGAGATTCAAGAAGGGGAGTCCATGGATTATTTTGAGACTCACTTACACTTGGCTGAAGTGCCAATCTTGCAAGAAAGATGCCTGCCATCACTGCAACCTATACCAGAGAATGGCATTTCTTCTTCCTGGTTTCCTTGCCAAGGCAAAAGCCCCATAGAGATCGATGAAAACGAGTCATGCTAG